The nucleotide window CCTTGTTCGCGCCGCGTTTCGGCCAACAAGATCCGCTGCTCATCGCCGAAACGATTCGGCAGGCGGGTTCGCTGCTCGCCCACGCCGAGTACGGTGTTCCGCTCGGCCATCAATTCCTTATGTGGGCGCTGTCGTTCAGCGCCGAACCCGGCGGACTCACGGCCGAACCGGTACCCACCGAACCGGTGCTGCGGATCACCTGCGCACCGGTCGTCCGCGGCGGTCAACTCGCCGCCATGCGCTATCACGCGACCGTGTGGCGTGGTGACGTGTGCGTCGCAAAGGGGCACGCCGCGTACAGCTGCACCTCGCCGGCGGTGTACCGGCGGCTGCGCGGCGGCCGGAGCTTCCCCCGCCACCTGGCGCTGCCCGCCCCGGTCGATCCCCGGGTCGTCGGCCGTACCGGCGTCCAGCACGTCGTGCTCGGCGTGCCCGGCCCCCGCCACCTGCCGCCGGGCACCCGGGCCTTCCCGCACGCCCGGCGGTGGCTGCTGCGCACCGACACCGCCCACCCGACGCTCTTCGACCACCCGGTGGACCACGTACCGGGCATGGTCCTCCTGGAGGCGGCGCGGCAGGCCGCCCACGCCGTCAGCCACCCCGCCCCGGTACTGATCACCGAGGCGTCCGCCGCCTTCACCCGGTACGCGGAGTTCGACCCGCCGTGCTGGATCGAAGCGGAACCAGGTGTACCGGACACGGACGGCACCACCGCCGTGGCGGTCACCGGTACCCAGCAGGGGGAAACCGTCTTCACCGCGACCGTGCGCACCACGCGAGC belongs to Streptantibioticus cattleyicolor NRRL 8057 = DSM 46488 and includes:
- a CDS encoding ScbA/BarX family gamma-butyrolactone biosynthesis protein — translated: MPREYVHRAAINEVFLTGWETDGADGFIVGAQWPRSHALFAPRFGQQDPLLIAETIRQAGSLLAHAEYGVPLGHQFLMWALSFSAEPGGLTAEPVPTEPVLRITCAPVVRGGQLAAMRYHATVWRGDVCVAKGHAAYSCTSPAVYRRLRGGRSFPRHLALPAPVDPRVVGRTGVQHVVLGVPGPRHLPPGTRAFPHARRWLLRTDTAHPTLFDHPVDHVPGMVLLEAARQAAHAVSHPAPVLITEASAAFTRYAEFDPPCWIEAEPGVPDTDGTTAVAVTGTQQGETVFTATVRTTRAR